In the genome of Gloeomargarita sp. SKYB120, one region contains:
- the cphA gene encoding cyanophycin synthetase, with amino-acid sequence MDILRILTLNGPNYWSIERTQLIVLRLDLGRWAEVRTTDIPGFYERLTRLLPGLAEHYCVAHRWGGFLQEVQHGTSLAHVVEHTALELQYIAGMNVSFSRTRWTSTPGVAQVVFEYEHPAAGRVAGRAAVRIVHTLAQEQDYPLEELIEDVGELRQIRAEAALGPSTEAIVRECEARGIPWQERARGIIQFGYGCYQRRIQATQTDCTSILGVELAGDKEGTKQMLQEAGIPVPKGTVIRRERELADAIHEVGGYPVVLKPLDGNHGRGITLDIRTFEEALAAYDLAMAESRAGRVIVERFHQGHDHRILVINGQVVAVAQRVPAHVVGDGVHTIRELVAQVNRDPRRGEGHDNVLTRINWDETTEQILAQQGYHAQTVLAPGEIAYLKRTANLSTGGTAVDRTDDIHPENAWLAVRAAAAVGLDIAGIDVVTTDITRPLRQTDGVVVEVNAAPGFRMHYRPSEGLARNVAAPVVDALFPPGRPCRIPIIAITGTNGKTTTTRLTAHLFKQTGKVVGFTTTDGTYVGDYLVEPGDNTGPQSARLILNDPLVEIAVLECARGGILRSGLAFRECDVGVVLNVAADHLGSYDIDTLDDMAKVKSVVAEVVRPGGVAVLNAEDERVAAMAERVKGRVAYFSLQADHPRIQAHRRRGGLAAVYDQGELWLYQGEWTLRILRAADVPLTLGGRVPFMIANVLAAVLAAYAQGVT; translated from the coding sequence GTGGACATCCTGCGCATCCTGACGTTGAACGGCCCTAACTACTGGAGCATTGAACGCACCCAACTCATCGTGTTGCGGTTGGACCTGGGCCGGTGGGCGGAGGTGCGCACGACGGACATTCCCGGGTTTTATGAGCGGTTGACGCGCTTGCTCCCTGGGCTGGCGGAACACTACTGCGTGGCCCATCGCTGGGGTGGTTTTTTGCAAGAGGTGCAGCACGGCACATCCTTAGCCCACGTGGTGGAACATACGGCCCTGGAGCTGCAGTACATTGCCGGGATGAATGTGAGCTTTAGTCGCACCCGCTGGACGAGCACGCCGGGGGTAGCCCAGGTGGTGTTTGAGTACGAACACCCAGCGGCGGGACGGGTTGCGGGTCGAGCAGCGGTGCGGATTGTGCATACCCTGGCCCAGGAGCAGGACTACCCCCTAGAAGAGCTGATTGAAGATGTGGGGGAACTGCGACAAATCCGGGCGGAAGCAGCGCTGGGACCGAGTACCGAAGCGATTGTGCGAGAGTGTGAAGCGCGAGGGATTCCCTGGCAAGAGCGGGCGCGGGGGATTATTCAATTCGGTTACGGCTGCTACCAGCGGCGGATTCAGGCCACCCAGACGGACTGCACCAGCATTCTCGGGGTGGAGCTGGCCGGTGACAAAGAAGGCACCAAGCAAATGCTCCAGGAGGCGGGGATCCCCGTACCCAAGGGAACCGTGATCCGGCGCGAGCGGGAGCTGGCGGATGCCATTCACGAAGTCGGTGGGTATCCGGTGGTGCTCAAACCCTTAGACGGCAATCACGGGCGGGGGATCACCCTGGACATTCGCACCTTTGAGGAGGCGCTGGCAGCCTACGACCTGGCCATGGCGGAGTCGCGGGCGGGACGGGTGATCGTCGAGCGCTTTCACCAGGGCCACGACCATCGCATTTTGGTGATTAACGGCCAGGTGGTGGCGGTGGCGCAACGGGTGCCGGCCCACGTGGTCGGAGACGGGGTGCATACCATTCGTGAGTTGGTGGCTCAGGTCAATCGCGACCCGCGGCGGGGAGAAGGCCATGACAATGTCTTAACGCGCATCAACTGGGATGAGACCACTGAGCAAATTCTGGCCCAGCAGGGATACCACGCCCAGACGGTATTAGCGCCGGGGGAAATCGCCTATTTGAAACGCACGGCCAATCTCAGCACCGGGGGTACGGCGGTGGACCGGACGGATGACATTCACCCGGAAAATGCCTGGCTGGCGGTGCGGGCAGCGGCAGCAGTCGGACTCGATATCGCTGGGATTGACGTGGTGACGACCGACATTACCCGGCCCCTGCGCCAGACAGACGGAGTGGTGGTAGAAGTCAACGCCGCGCCGGGGTTTCGGATGCACTACCGCCCGAGCGAAGGACTCGCCCGCAATGTGGCGGCGCCAGTGGTGGATGCGCTCTTTCCGCCGGGGCGTCCCTGTCGCATTCCCATCATTGCCATCACCGGTACCAACGGCAAAACGACCACGACACGCCTGACAGCTCACTTGTTCAAACAGACGGGAAAGGTCGTGGGATTTACCACCACCGATGGGACGTATGTGGGGGATTACCTGGTGGAGCCAGGGGACAACACGGGACCCCAGAGCGCTCGCTTGATTCTCAACGACCCGCTGGTGGAGATTGCGGTGCTGGAGTGCGCGCGGGGCGGGATTTTGCGCTCAGGCCTGGCGTTTCGCGAGTGCGATGTCGGCGTGGTGTTGAACGTGGCGGCGGACCACCTGGGGAGCTACGACATTGACACCCTGGACGACATGGCCAAGGTCAAAAGCGTGGTGGCGGAGGTAGTGCGCCCGGGCGGTGTAGCGGTATTGAACGCCGAGGACGAGCGGGTGGCGGCGATGGCCGAGCGGGTCAAGGGTCGAGTGGCCTACTTTTCGCTCCAGGCGGACCATCCCCGCATTCAAGCCCACCGGCGACGGGGAGGTTTGGCGGCGGTCTATGACCAGGGCGAGTTGTGGCTTTACCAGGGGGAATGGACGCTGCGAATTCTGCGGGCGGCGGACGTGCCTTTGACCTTGGGTGGGCGGGTGCCGTTTATGATTGCCAATGTGCTGGCGGCGGTGTTGGCGGCCTATGCCCAGGGGGTGAC
- a CDS encoding cyanophycinase — protein sequence MDQAPTLVIGGAEDKVNQLEILQTFWKRAGGYHARIGIIPSASGEPAVIGSLYQRLFENMGSRWVQVLDVREREQSEDPRWHERLQDFTGIFLTGGDQLRLATLLADSALLEALHYYRERGRLTLAGTSAGAAAMGYHMIAGGGNGESPHPALVNMANGLGFLPDVIVDQHFHNRNRVARLFSAVVMHPECLGVGVDEDTCAVFEPSGELLVVGRGTVMILDAGEASSFCEPYPHSRTPVSIHNLRVHLLRRGDRFDYQRRKVLPPVYQHCPV from the coding sequence ATGGATCAAGCCCCGACGTTGGTCATTGGTGGTGCAGAGGACAAGGTAAATCAATTGGAAATTCTCCAAACGTTCTGGAAGCGCGCAGGGGGATACCACGCACGGATTGGAATTATCCCTTCAGCTTCGGGGGAACCGGCGGTCATCGGTAGTTTGTACCAGCGCTTGTTTGAAAACATGGGGTCTCGCTGGGTGCAGGTGCTGGATGTGCGGGAGCGGGAACAGAGCGAAGACCCCCGCTGGCATGAACGCTTGCAGGATTTCACGGGCATTTTCTTAACCGGAGGCGACCAGTTGCGCTTGGCGACGCTGCTGGCGGATTCGGCATTGCTAGAGGCGTTACATTATTATCGGGAGCGGGGGCGTTTAACGCTGGCAGGTACCAGTGCAGGAGCAGCGGCCATGGGTTACCACATGATTGCCGGTGGCGGCAACGGCGAATCGCCCCATCCGGCGCTGGTCAACATGGCCAACGGACTGGGCTTTTTACCGGACGTGATCGTGGACCAGCATTTCCACAACCGCAACCGGGTGGCGCGACTGTTCAGTGCGGTCGTGATGCACCCCGAATGTCTAGGCGTGGGTGTGGACGAGGACACGTGCGCTGTGTTTGAACCGTCGGGTGAATTGCTGGTGGTCGGACGTGGGACGGTGATGATTCTGGATGCGGGCGAGGCGTCGTCGTTTTGTGAACCCTATCCCCACAGCCGGACGCCGGTGAGCATTCACAACTTGCGGGTGCATCTGTTGCGGCGGGGCGACCGGTTCGACTACCAGCGGCGCAAGGTGTTACCCCCCGTTTACCAGCACTGTCCCGTGTGA
- a CDS encoding M15 family metallopeptidase, which translates to MKPYRYLPIQECGEPLVPIPAERLALIHPHPYVVLGAPYGAVSPFWLRRRVVEKLLQAQDYLQTLQPGWRLQIYDGYRPNRVQAFMVDYTYAQLARQYPDQPAAKLWAQVYQVWAVPSEDPLTPPPHSTGAAVDVTLLDGQGQPVAMGSPIDELSPRSHPDYYPPDSLYGRHRRLLQQVMTQAGFVRHPEEWWHFSWGDQLWAWLSGVGMACYGRVDEEIASWNTI; encoded by the coding sequence GTGAAACCCTATCGTTACTTGCCAATTCAAGAGTGCGGTGAACCCCTGGTTCCCATTCCCGCCGAACGCCTGGCTCTCATTCACCCCCATCCCTACGTTGTCCTGGGAGCGCCCTACGGTGCGGTATCGCCTTTTTGGTTGCGCCGGCGCGTGGTGGAGAAATTATTACAAGCGCAAGACTATTTACAAACACTTCAACCGGGCTGGCGCTTGCAAATCTACGATGGCTACCGGCCTAACCGGGTGCAGGCGTTTATGGTGGACTATACCTACGCGCAATTGGCCCGCCAATATCCCGACCAACCCGCCGCCAAGTTATGGGCGCAGGTGTACCAGGTATGGGCCGTGCCTAGCGAGGACCCGTTGACGCCACCCCCCCATAGCACTGGTGCCGCTGTGGATGTGACGTTGCTTGATGGGCAGGGCCAGCCGGTGGCGATGGGGTCACCCATTGATGAACTGTCGCCCCGTTCGCACCCGGATTACTACCCGCCGGACAGTCTGTACGGGCGCCACCGCCGGTTGTTGCAGCAGGTGATGACGCAGGCGGGGTTTGTGCGACATCCCGAGGAGTGGTGGCACTTTTCCTGGGGCGACCAACTGTGGGCCTGGTTGAGCGGCGTTGGCATGGCTTGCTACGGGCGTGTCGATGAAGAAATTGCATCCTGGAACACCATTTAG
- a CDS encoding alpha/beta fold hydrolase — MKPSRAIYIHGFGSSPRSGKAQYLQKQLAQVGIPIAVPDLNQGDFTHLTLTRQIQRVAEVLTPEPTVLIGSSFGGLTAVFVAEQHPQVSHLVLLAPAFRMAEYWLQRLTPEQLEQWRTQGTLPVYHYGEGKELPLHYGFLPDLQMYDESQLQRPVPTLIVHGRQDDVVPLAVSEDYARTRAWVTLVPVDDDHTLHRSLDLIWQQMVTFLGL; from the coding sequence ATGAAACCGAGCCGCGCTATCTACATCCACGGCTTTGGGTCAAGTCCTCGCTCCGGGAAAGCTCAGTATCTGCAAAAACAACTGGCCCAGGTCGGCATCCCGATTGCCGTGCCCGATTTGAACCAGGGGGATTTTACCCACCTGACTCTGACGCGCCAAATTCAGCGAGTTGCGGAGGTATTAACCCCGGAACCCACGGTACTGATTGGTTCTAGCTTTGGGGGGCTAACGGCGGTCTTTGTGGCGGAACAACACCCGCAGGTGAGTCATTTGGTGTTACTGGCGCCGGCGTTTCGCATGGCGGAGTACTGGCTCCAGCGATTGACGCCCGAGCAGTTGGAGCAATGGCGCACCCAGGGGACGCTCCCCGTTTATCACTACGGCGAAGGTAAAGAATTGCCGTTGCACTACGGGTTTTTGCCAGATTTGCAGATGTATGATGAAAGCCAATTGCAACGCCCGGTGCCCACGCTGATCGTGCATGGCCGCCAGGATGACGTGGTGCCCTTGGCAGTGAGCGAAGATTACGCCCGTACCCGCGCCTGGGTGACGTTAGTGCCGGTGGACGACGACCACACCTTGCACCGGAGCCTGGACCTGATCTGGCAACAGATGGTGACGTTTCTCGGGCTGTGA
- a CDS encoding GNAT family N-acetyltransferase: protein MTITVSTDRQKVDLVQLQHLLNIGAFWAVNRTLEDLQTAVDHSEPVVTVWDGERLIGFGRATSDWVYRAVLWDVVIHPEYRGRGLGRQLVETLLAHPSIRSVERVYLMTSSQQGFYERLGFEENLTTTMVRYQRQPTVTLPTLERLVETVPAP from the coding sequence ATGACCATTACTGTGAGCACCGACCGGCAAAAGGTGGACCTGGTGCAACTGCAACATCTGCTGAATATCGGGGCGTTTTGGGCGGTGAACCGAACGCTGGAGGACTTGCAGACGGCGGTGGACCATAGCGAACCGGTGGTGACGGTTTGGGATGGGGAACGGCTCATCGGGTTTGGGCGGGCGACATCGGACTGGGTGTACCGGGCGGTGTTGTGGGATGTGGTGATTCATCCGGAGTACCGGGGCCGGGGTTTGGGTCGTCAATTGGTGGAAACGCTGTTGGCCCACCCGAGTATCCGGTCGGTGGAACGGGTGTATCTGATGACCAGCAGCCAACAGGGGTTCTATGAACGGCTAGGGTTTGAGGAAAATTTGACGACGACCATGGTGCGGTACCAACGCCAGCCGACGGTAACATTACCGACTCTCGAACGCCTGGTGGAAACGGTGCCTGCACCATGA
- a CDS encoding tetratricopeptide repeat protein, with translation MPDLDPRLTRSQQQSIETLRLQAESFYHAGLKKVEAGDYPGAIRFFNQALQCQPAYSAAYYQRGLVRFHTHDYQGAIADFNQALQYEPHKAIIYYHRGLSRYRLGDRRGAIADYTRAIELQPNFADAYYNRSIARRREGDYQGAVADHTQALKLNPNYTHIHGTAQAVAHNSAQRFYQQGLAQAELKNWTAAIEAYNQCLRVKPDFAEAYFRRGLARQAVGDLLGAIADYDRALLLDPRLTQVYYHRGEARAMVGDRRGAMEDFNRVQPEPRPTAPLRPQVATVAAQYVQKALACIRDGQYQEALTQLNQALRMDPQCGEAYFRRGWLRFEQGDNRGALEDYQQALQLLPQRADIYYQRGLTRYRLGDREGAIADYTRAIELQPNLADAYYNRSIARRRMGQYGEAVQDYNQALRLNPNFAYIHGTALNPTHQDAADFYAVGNTKAEKGDWQGAIADYNQALRLDPNFAPAYYRRGLLRYQLRDKRGAIGDIRRALLLDPTLEIPPFMLPQGES, from the coding sequence ATGCCCGATCTTGATCCCCGACTCACTCGCTCTCAACAGCAGTCCATAGAGACCCTGCGATTACAGGCGGAAAGTTTTTACCATGCGGGATTGAAAAAGGTGGAGGCGGGGGATTACCCAGGGGCGATTCGATTTTTCAACCAGGCGTTACAGTGTCAACCGGCCTACAGCGCCGCCTACTACCAGCGGGGTTTGGTGCGGTTTCACACCCATGACTACCAGGGGGCGATTGCTGATTTTAACCAGGCGCTTCAGTACGAACCCCACAAAGCCATCATCTATTACCACCGCGGTTTGAGCCGTTACCGCTTGGGGGACCGCCGAGGAGCGATTGCGGACTACACGCGGGCAATTGAACTGCAACCGAATTTTGCCGATGCCTATTACAACCGCAGTATCGCGCGACGCCGGGAAGGGGATTACCAGGGCGCAGTGGCGGACCATACCCAGGCGCTCAAACTAAACCCCAATTACACGCACATCCACGGGACCGCCCAAGCGGTAGCCCACAATAGCGCCCAGCGGTTCTATCAGCAGGGGTTGGCCCAAGCCGAGCTAAAAAACTGGACGGCGGCCATTGAAGCTTACAACCAGTGCTTGCGGGTGAAACCGGATTTTGCTGAGGCGTACTTCCGGCGAGGGTTGGCGCGCCAAGCTGTAGGGGATTTGCTGGGAGCGATTGCCGACTATGACCGGGCTTTGCTGCTGGACCCGCGTTTGACGCAGGTGTACTACCACCGGGGGGAAGCGCGCGCCATGGTGGGCGACCGGCGGGGAGCAATGGAAGACTTCAACCGGGTGCAACCTGAACCCCGACCGACTGCTCCCCTGCGTCCCCAAGTGGCGACCGTTGCGGCCCAGTACGTCCAAAAGGCGCTGGCGTGCATTCGCGACGGACAGTACCAGGAGGCATTGACCCAACTCAACCAAGCGCTGCGGATGGACCCCCAGTGCGGCGAGGCGTACTTCCGGCGGGGGTGGCTGCGGTTTGAACAGGGCGATAACCGGGGCGCGTTGGAGGATTACCAGCAGGCGTTGCAACTGTTGCCCCAACGGGCTGACATCTACTACCAGCGGGGATTGACGCGCTACCGGCTGGGCGACCGGGAAGGCGCGATTGCTGACTACACACGGGCGATTGAGCTACAACCGAATTTGGCCGATGCCTACTACAACCGCAGTATTGCGCGGCGACGGATGGGCCAGTATGGGGAAGCAGTGCAGGACTATAACCAGGCGCTGCGACTGAACCCCAATTTTGCCTACATCCACGGCACGGCGTTGAACCCCACGCACCAGGATGCGGCGGATTTTTATGCGGTGGGCAACACCAAGGCGGAAAAAGGGGACTGGCAGGGAGCCATTGCTGACTACAACCAAGCATTGCGCTTAGACCCCAACTTTGCCCCGGCCTATTACCGGCGCGGCTTGCTGCGCTACCAACTGCGGGATAAACGGGGAGCCATCGGGGATATTCGCCGGGCATTGCTGCTGGACCCCACGCTAGAGATTCCCCCGTTCATGCTGCCCCAGGGCGAAAGTTGA
- a CDS encoding helix-turn-helix domain-containing protein has protein sequence MPRPYNYDLRKKAVEAILNGATIMEVSQFLNVSYRTVQRWLRQWSETGDVRPKEGYQKGHSHKLKDLEEFQQFVDANPGLTQREIAAHFGVSRATIWKALQKIGYTLRKKRTSITSKTAKSGKLIAS, from the coding sequence ATGCCCAGGCCATACAACTACGATTTGCGCAAGAAGGCGGTAGAAGCCATCTTGAATGGTGCCACTATCATGGAAGTCAGTCAGTTCCTAAACGTCAGCTATCGAACGGTACAAAGATGGCTTAGACAGTGGTCAGAAACGGGAGATGTTCGTCCCAAGGAAGGCTATCAAAAAGGCCACAGTCATAAGCTGAAAGACCTGGAAGAATTCCAGCAGTTTGTGGATGCCAACCCCGGTCTAACCCAACGGGAGATAGCCGCTCACTTCGGTGTGAGCCGCGCTACTATCTGGAAGGCCCTACAAAAGATAGGCTATACCCTCCGAAAAAAACGTACTTCTATCACGAGCAAGACCGCCAAAAGCGGCAAGCTTATTGCGAGTTAA
- a CDS encoding alpha-ketoacid dehydrogenase subunit beta, producing the protein MAETFMFNALRAAIDEEMARDPTVFVLGEDVGHYGGSYKVTKDLYKKYGELRVLDTPICENSFTGLAIGAAMTGLRPIVEGMNMGFLLLAFNQIANNAGMLRYTSGGNFTIPIVIRGPGGVGRQLGAEHSQRLEAYFQAVPGLKIVACSTPYNAKGLLKSAIRDNNPVLFFEHVLLYNLKQDLPDEEYLLPLDKAELVQPGEDVTILTYSRMRHHVLQALPALERRGIHPEVIDLISLKPLDWETIGASLRKTHRLVVVEECMKTGGIGAEICAGVMERLFDELDAPVVRLSSLDVPTPYNGTLERLTVVQPEQIVQTVTDLVRGKI; encoded by the coding sequence ATGGCGGAAACCTTTATGTTCAACGCCCTGCGAGCGGCCATTGACGAGGAAATGGCGCGGGACCCCACCGTGTTTGTGCTGGGGGAAGATGTAGGCCACTACGGCGGTTCCTACAAGGTCACCAAAGACCTGTATAAGAAGTACGGGGAACTCCGTGTGTTGGATACGCCCATTTGCGAGAACAGTTTTACGGGCCTAGCGATTGGCGCGGCAATGACGGGATTGCGCCCGATTGTCGAAGGGATGAACATGGGATTTTTGCTGCTGGCGTTTAACCAAATTGCCAACAACGCCGGCATGTTGCGCTACACGTCGGGGGGCAATTTCACTATTCCCATTGTGATTCGGGGACCAGGCGGCGTGGGACGGCAGTTGGGAGCGGAGCATTCTCAGCGATTGGAGGCCTATTTTCAAGCGGTGCCGGGGTTAAAAATTGTGGCCTGCTCAACCCCCTATAACGCCAAGGGGTTACTGAAATCGGCGATTCGAGACAACAATCCGGTGCTGTTTTTTGAGCATGTGCTACTCTACAACTTGAAGCAGGACCTTCCCGACGAGGAGTACCTGTTGCCCCTGGATAAAGCTGAGTTGGTGCAACCGGGCGAAGACGTGACGATACTCACCTATTCCCGCATGCGCCATCATGTGTTGCAGGCCCTACCGGCGTTGGAACGGCGCGGCATTCACCCCGAAGTGATTGATTTGATTTCCCTGAAACCGTTGGACTGGGAAACGATTGGGGCATCGCTGCGCAAGACGCACCGGCTGGTGGTTGTTGAAGAATGTATGAAGACGGGAGGTATTGGTGCCGAAATTTGCGCCGGGGTAATGGAGCGGTTGTTTGATGAGTTAGACGCGCCGGTGGTGCGGCTCTCGTCTCTGGACGTTCCCACCCCCTACAACGGCACCCTCGAGCGGTTGACAGTGGTGCAACCGGAACAAATTGTCCAGACGGTGACAGATTTGGTTCGAGGTAAGATTTAA
- the pdhA gene encoding pyruvate dehydrogenase (acetyl-transferring) E1 component subunit alpha produces the protein MVQERPLPTFSPATLQLTREEGLLLYEDMVLGRTFEDKCAEMYYRGKMFGFVHLYNGQEAVSTGVIRGALRPGVDYVCSTYRDHVHALSAGIPAREVMAELFGKVTGCSKGRGGSMHLFSARQRFLGGYAFVAEGIPVAAGAAFQTKYRREVLGDAQADEVTACFFGDGACNNGQFFETLNMAALWKLPMIFVVENNLWAIGMAHARAASDPHIYKKASVFNMVGVEVDGMDVLAVREVAREAVARARAGEGPTLIEALTYRFRGHSLADPDELRSKEEKEFWLSRDPIKRLGSFLVEQDLATSQDLQAIQQKVKQVVDDAVAFAEQSPEPSPDELWRYVYAEE, from the coding sequence ATGGTCCAGGAACGTCCGCTACCGACTTTTTCGCCAGCGACGCTGCAGTTGACCCGGGAAGAAGGTCTCCTGCTGTACGAGGACATGGTGCTGGGGCGGACGTTTGAAGACAAGTGCGCCGAGATGTACTACCGGGGCAAGATGTTTGGGTTTGTGCATCTCTACAACGGTCAAGAAGCGGTCTCGACGGGAGTGATCCGGGGAGCGCTGCGGCCAGGGGTTGATTACGTGTGCAGTACGTATCGGGACCATGTGCACGCTCTGAGTGCCGGTATCCCAGCGCGGGAAGTCATGGCGGAACTCTTTGGCAAGGTCACTGGCTGCAGCAAGGGGCGCGGCGGTTCGATGCACCTGTTTTCAGCGCGGCAACGGTTTTTGGGGGGCTACGCCTTCGTAGCGGAAGGGATTCCCGTCGCAGCCGGCGCAGCGTTTCAGACTAAATACCGGCGGGAGGTGCTTGGGGATGCCCAGGCGGATGAGGTCACCGCCTGCTTTTTTGGGGACGGGGCCTGCAACAACGGCCAGTTTTTTGAGACATTGAACATGGCGGCCCTGTGGAAATTACCCATGATTTTTGTGGTGGAAAACAACCTGTGGGCGATTGGCATGGCCCATGCGCGGGCGGCGTCCGACCCCCACATATACAAAAAAGCCAGTGTGTTCAATATGGTGGGCGTGGAGGTGGACGGGATGGATGTGCTGGCGGTGCGCGAAGTGGCTCGAGAAGCTGTCGCACGTGCACGGGCGGGGGAAGGTCCCACCTTGATCGAAGCGCTGACCTACCGGTTCCGGGGACATTCCCTAGCCGACCCCGACGAATTGCGCAGTAAAGAAGAAAAAGAATTCTGGCTGAGCCGCGACCCCATCAAACGCCTGGGTAGTTTTCTTGTGGAACAGGACTTGGCGACCAGCCAGGATTTGCAGGCGATTCAGCAAAAGGTGAAACAAGTGGTCGACGATGCGGTGGCCTTTGCCGAACAGAGTCCTGAGCCGTCGCCCGACGAACTGTGGCGCTACGTCTATGCGGAGGAGTAA
- a CDS encoding phycobiliprotein lyase, which yields MTFTDLEQLLQHHVGTWICQRTRFYLDGAPANHGKAQLQVANLGPDAPHSLGLVLTWTENNQPVGRTTLAFDPASSCFWHYPAGGSPATGHYTWDSHGVLELTLAGADGLQIQERLWFAAPNLRLRTVLVRNQQGLVAASFYSDIRRLT from the coding sequence ATGACCTTTACCGACCTGGAACAGTTACTGCAGCACCATGTCGGCACTTGGATCTGTCAGCGGACCCGTTTTTACCTAGACGGCGCACCCGCGAATCACGGCAAAGCCCAGTTGCAGGTAGCTAATTTAGGGCCTGATGCCCCCCATTCGCTGGGTCTGGTGCTGACCTGGACGGAAAACAATCAACCCGTAGGCCGTACTACGCTGGCCTTTGACCCTGCCTCGTCCTGCTTTTGGCATTACCCTGCAGGCGGCAGTCCCGCTACAGGACACTACACGTGGGACAGTCATGGCGTTTTAGAACTCACGCTCGCCGGGGCTGACGGTTTGCAGATTCAGGAACGCCTGTGGTTTGCTGCACCCAATCTACGGCTGCGAACCGTTCTAGTGCGTAACCAGCAAGGATTGGTCGCCGCTTCATTCTATTCGGATATCCGGCGGCTGACTTAG
- the gshB gene encoding glutathione synthase — MKLAFVIDPLERLDPGHDSTVALMEAACQRGHEVWVTTIDQLSVQDGQTWAWLRPVQIQPVRLQQGRYEIPQPWYRLGEPAHLALGEMTAVWMRKDPPVDTAYLWATYLLDHVPPGTLVLNRPSALREANEKMYALRFPHLLPPTLVTSQLTFIRKFLARYGPAVLKPLGGKAGEGILYLDPADRNVASLVELSTAGRLPVMVQMYLPEIRQGDKRVILLDGEPIGAVNRIPSGHDFRGNMAVGGQAVAAEITPRDREIAAHLRPALQAAGLYFVGIDIIGGYLTEINVTSPTGIREIDRLSGTQLGQTVIAWLEEKCQAKK, encoded by the coding sequence ATGAAGCTGGCGTTCGTGATAGACCCCCTGGAGCGGTTGGACCCGGGGCATGACTCGACGGTCGCCCTGATGGAGGCGGCTTGCCAGCGGGGGCACGAAGTCTGGGTCACCACGATTGACCAGCTCAGCGTGCAAGACGGACAGACCTGGGCTTGGCTGCGACCGGTGCAGATTCAACCGGTACGACTCCAGCAGGGACGCTACGAGATTCCCCAGCCCTGGTATCGCCTGGGGGAACCGGCGCATCTAGCCCTTGGGGAAATGACCGCCGTATGGATGCGTAAGGACCCACCGGTGGATACAGCCTACCTGTGGGCAACCTATCTACTGGACCATGTGCCTCCTGGAACCTTGGTGCTCAACCGGCCCAGCGCCCTGCGGGAGGCCAACGAAAAAATGTATGCTCTGCGGTTTCCCCACCTGCTCCCGCCCACCCTTGTCACCAGCCAGCTCACCTTCATTCGCAAATTCCTGGCTCGCTACGGACCTGCGGTGCTAAAACCCCTGGGGGGCAAGGCCGGCGAAGGGATTTTGTACTTGGACCCGGCGGACCGGAACGTCGCGTCGCTGGTTGAGTTGAGCACTGCCGGGCGGTTGCCAGTGATGGTGCAGATGTACCTGCCGGAGATTCGCCAGGGGGACAAGCGGGTGATTCTGTTGGACGGAGAACCCATTGGCGCCGTGAATCGCATCCCTTCCGGGCACGACTTTCGCGGCAACATGGCGGTGGGAGGCCAGGCGGTGGCGGCGGAAATTACTCCCAGGGACCGAGAAATTGCGGCCCATTTGCGACCAGCGCTGCAGGCGGCGGGGTTGTACTTTGTGGGAATTGACATCATTGGCGGCTATCTAACGGAGATAAATGTCACCAGTCCCACCGGCATCCGGGAAATTGACCGCTTGAGCGGTACTCAACTTGGGCAAACGGTGATTGCCTGGCTAGAAGAAAAATGCCAAGCCAAGAAGTAA
- the grxC gene encoding glutaredoxin 3, whose protein sequence is MKVEIYTWRTCPFCIRAKALLNRKGIPYTEYAIDGDEAARSRMAERAGGRRSVPQIFINGRHIGGCDELYQLEQAGELDRLLQA, encoded by the coding sequence ATGAAGGTGGAGATTTACACATGGCGCACCTGCCCATTTTGCATCCGGGCCAAGGCGCTGCTGAATCGCAAGGGGATTCCCTACACCGAGTACGCCATTGATGGGGATGAAGCCGCTCGCAGTCGCATGGCAGAACGGGCGGGAGGACGGCGTTCGGTGCCCCAAATTTTCATCAATGGTCGCCATATCGGGGGCTGCGACGAACTCTACCAACTGGAACAGGCGGGTGAGTTAGACCGGCTCCTACAGGCATGA